gaggaggaggaggaggaggaggcggggcgggccgggcggCTGCCCCCTGCCGGGCCGCGCCGCCAACAGCGCCTCGCGgccgcggcggggggggggctggggccgcTGCCGGGGCGAGGAACGCCGCCCCGGACCGCCATGAGGGCCGCGCTGGTGGGGTACAGCAGctccgaggaggaggaggaggaggaggaaggggggcgGCAGGGCGGCGGAGCCCGGGCCTCCCCCCGGGTCTCCCCCGGGGCCAGGTGGGTGCCGCGGCACGGCCCGTCGCCAGGTCCCGGGCGAGGCCCGCGCTCCGCAGCCGGTTCCTCCCGGCCAGGGTGCGAGACTGGGCCAGGCCGCGGGCAGGCGGAGGGTGCGGGTGCTGAGCgctgcttcttccttccctgcagcacggcccggccccggctgccCGTCCCCGAGTGCGTGCTGAACATGTTCAGggaccaggaggaggaggagagggctgCCGAGGACAGTTCCAAGCACGGCGGACGTGTGCGCAGCTTCCCCCACGAGCGGGGCAATTGGGCCACCTACGTCTACATGCCCTGTAGGTAAACTGGGCCTTGCCCTACAGCCTGCctgagcggggctggggcacggagagggcagggagctcGGGGAAGCAGGGCTGTCTGTGCTGGGCACAAGTTCCAGCTGGTCAGGCAAGGCATGAAGACCCCTGAGAGTCTGCACACATCTAGTTTAGGAGCTGGGGTGCAGGTAAGACTGGGCTGTGAAAACACATGTTGTCCCTGAAACATGCAACTGTGCCTCCctctgcaagcagcagcctTGTAACGGGTGCCCAGCACATCCCTGCCCAGCACGAGGTGCTGTTTCTCAGCGTGTCATTAAATGTGCTTGCCAGTTGCACAAAGCAcaactgccttttcttttccacaaatGCACGCAAGGTCTGTAGGGATCAGGAGGGAGATCAAGAGACCGTTGGCTCATGCCATGAGCTGGAGCAACTGCTGGGTTAGCAAGTCCAATCATCTTTGCTCTCGGTGCCAAGGCCTCTAATGGAAGGGCAGGAGTAGAGCAGCCTGTCAAAAAACAGATATGGAGCATGGATGGGTACATGGGTTTTTCTCTAGCCTCCTCCTGGTCTGTCTGTGGTTTGGTAGGAGCAGCGGTCACAGCCCTGGCCCATTTCTGGAGTAAGGACGAGCAGTGCTGTTTGTAGTTGTGCCATGCAGGGCATCAGGGAGCTGGGGTACTGTTCCTACCTTATGCTTCAGCTTTAAGCTGGCAGACATATTTTAGACAATATTGTCCCATGTGTCCTTAAGAAGATGTGAAGCTCTCTCAGTGCTTGACGCTGCATGCCAGGCAGTGCAGGGTGCTCCCACCCTGAGCTGCTTCTGTCTAGTGActgctccctccctgtccccgAGATCTGTGGCTGATGCTGCGGGGAGGGAGCTGGCTCTCACTGTGCTGCCATTTGCTTTGCAGACAAAGTCCAGGAGGAATTCCTGGAGTTGCTGGACCTCCTAGTGTCCCATGCTCGTACCTATGTCTCCTCACTCACTGCCATGGAAGAGTTCCACATCAGTCTCTCACAGAGCGTGGTGCTGCGCTATCACTGGATAAACCCCTTTGTCCAGTCCCTCAAGGAGCGCCTGGCCTCCTTTGACAGGTAGGAGCAGCTGAGCCTCACAGGAGCTCCTGTGCATCCGTTCCTTTCCTTGCACTTGGTCTGCTCTCTGCTTCACCAGCGTCTGCACAGTAAGTCCTCTCTCTGGGAGCTGGTGCTGCACCAGTAAAGCCTGGGGAGTTTTCTGTCTGCCCTGGGATCCAGCACCACACAAATCAGCAGGCCAACCACATTTGTGCCAGCGATATTGCTGTGGCCTGCAAGGACTCCACTTTCAAGGACAAGGCCAGAGCTGTGCTGTCCTCTAAACAGTGGAAATTCACTACTGGCTTCACTGCTTGCATCTGGCTGAGAAACCCACCAA
The genomic region above belongs to Oxyura jamaicensis isolate SHBP4307 breed ruddy duck chromosome 11 unlocalized genomic scaffold, BPBGC_Ojam_1.0 oxy11_random_OJ68267, whole genome shotgun sequence and contains:
- the USB1 gene encoding U6 snRNA phosphodiesterase, with amino-acid sequence MRAALVGYSSSEEEEEEEEGGRQGGGARASPRVSPGASTARPRLPVPECVLNMFRDQEEEERAAEDSSKHGGRVRSFPHERGNWATYVYMPYKVQEEFLELLDLLVSHARTYVSSLTAMEEFHISLSQSVVLRYHWINPFVQSLKERLASFDRFFCVANQMKVYTNQNKTRTFIGLEVSAGHFQLLELVSEVDKVMEEFDLPTFYKDPSFHISLAWCVGDLTGSLEGQCLQELQDIVDRFEDSALVLRVQWEQIRCKSGNKFFSFPLR